The following proteins are encoded in a genomic region of Nitrospirae bacterium CG2_30_53_67:
- the leuD gene encoding 3-isopropylmalate dehydratase small subunit (catalyzes the isomerization between 2-isopropylmalate and 3-isopropylmalate in leucine biosynthesis): MPIKGRAFKFGKDVDTDQIIPARYLNTSDPDELARHCMEDADPEFIKKMAPGDLIVADKNFGCGSSREHAPIAIKAAGVSAVIAKSFARIFYRNAFNMGLLIFESGDAVNGISQGDEIEVEMESGRILNRTTGKTYQAAAIPPFMRELINAGGLMAFVKKKIRTGM; the protein is encoded by the coding sequence ATGCCAATCAAAGGACGCGCCTTTAAATTCGGCAAGGATGTGGACACGGACCAGATCATTCCGGCCCGATATTTGAATACGTCGGACCCCGATGAACTAGCCAGGCACTGTATGGAGGATGCGGATCCGGAGTTCATCAAAAAGATGGCCCCCGGCGACCTGATCGTGGCGGACAAGAATTTCGGCTGCGGTTCTTCCCGTGAGCACGCCCCCATCGCCATCAAGGCCGCAGGGGTCTCCGCGGTGATCGCCAAATCCTTTGCCCGGATCTTCTACCGGAACGCCTTCAACATGGGGCTTTTGATCTTCGAATCCGGGGATGCCGTGAACGGCATCTCCCAGGGAGACGAAATCGAGGTGGAGATGGAATCCGGCCGGATCCTGAACCGGACCACAGGCAAGACATACCAGGCCGCGGCCATCCCCCCGTTCATGAGGGAGCTGATCAACGCGGGCGGGCTCATGGCCTTCGTAAAGAAGAAGATCCGGACGGGAATGTAG